The Candidatus Methylomirabilota bacterium genome has a segment encoding these proteins:
- the xerC gene encoding tyrosine recombinase XerC: protein MPDSVAQFLDYLDHERGASPHTLRGYATDLAELRTFLARQGVRELARADSRAIRAWLAWLHDRKLAKSSIARKLATVRSCFKFLARRGAVELNPARQVRSPKLPKRLPSFLPKDESKDLLDLPPERSAAGLRDRALLELLYASGLRVAECCGLDRDDVDRRQGTVRVMGKGGKERVVPAGDAALQAVDAWLAVRGEARGPLFTNSRGGRLTTRSVQRIVKGRARAAGIDRRVTPHTLRHSFATHMLGEGADLRLIQELLGHSRLSTTQRYTHVSPEHLMKVYDASHPRAN, encoded by the coding sequence ATGCCGGACTCTGTCGCCCAGTTCCTGGACTATCTCGATCACGAGCGAGGGGCCTCGCCGCATACCCTGCGCGGCTACGCCACCGATCTCGCGGAGCTCCGGACCTTCCTGGCCCGCCAGGGGGTGAGGGAGCTGGCGCGCGCCGACTCCCGGGCCATCCGCGCGTGGCTGGCCTGGCTGCACGACCGCAAGCTCGCCAAGAGCTCGATCGCGCGGAAGCTTGCTACGGTGCGGAGCTGCTTCAAGTTCCTGGCCCGGCGCGGCGCGGTGGAGCTCAACCCCGCGCGGCAGGTGCGGAGCCCGAAGCTGCCCAAGCGCCTGCCCTCCTTTCTTCCCAAGGACGAATCCAAGGATCTTCTCGACCTGCCGCCCGAGCGCTCCGCGGCGGGCTTGCGCGACCGCGCCCTCCTCGAGCTGCTCTATGCCTCGGGGCTCCGGGTGGCCGAGTGCTGCGGCCTCGATCGGGACGACGTCGACCGGCGGCAGGGCACCGTGCGGGTCATGGGCAAAGGCGGCAAGGAGCGCGTGGTGCCCGCGGGGGACGCCGCCTTGCAGGCCGTGGATGCGTGGCTCGCGGTACGGGGCGAGGCGAGGGGTCCACTCTTCACCAATTCTCGCGGGGGGCGACTGACCACTCGAAGCGTTCAGCGCATCGTCAAGGGCCGGGCGCGCGCCGCGGGCATAGATCGGCGGGTCACCCCGCACACGCTCCGACATAGTTTCGCCACGCATATGCTGGGCGAGGGTGCCGACCTCCGCCTCATCCAGGAGCTTCTCGGCCATAGCCGGCTCAGCACCACGCAGCGCTATACCCACGTGAGCCCGGAGCACCTCATGAAGGTCTACGACGCTTCGCACCCCCGGGCGAACTAG
- the hslU gene encoding ATP-dependent protease ATPase subunit HslU has translation MNTSSALTPVQIVAELDRYIVGQHAAKKAVAIALRNRWRRQNLPAELRDEVAPKNIIMIGPTGVGKTEIARRLAKLSQAPFIKVEASKYTEVGYVGRDVESMIRDLTELSVNMVKAEMAGAVRERAEVLAEERVLDLLLPRRPGEAFSSGTLEEISPDASRDATRDKLRAQLKAGKLDERMIELDVQVQAGPMFEIFSGQGMEEVGMNIKDMLANLMPGKTRRRRVKVGEARRLLAQEEAQKLVDVDEAVSQAIRRVEDSGIVFLDELDKIAGREGMHGPDVSREGVQRDLLPIVEGSTVTTKYGMVRTDHILFIAAGAFHVSKPSDLIPELQGRFPIRVELEPLTREDFVRILGEPQNALIKQYVELLKTEGVTLTFGQDAVEEVAEIASIVNQRAENIGARRLYTVMEKLLEEVSFAAPDMRGQEVTIDAHYVRAHLAPVLKDEDLSRYIL, from the coding sequence TTGAATACATCGTCGGCGCTGACTCCGGTGCAGATCGTGGCGGAGCTGGACCGCTATATCGTGGGCCAGCACGCAGCGAAGAAGGCCGTGGCCATCGCGCTCCGAAACCGCTGGCGGCGCCAGAACCTGCCCGCGGAGCTCCGCGACGAGGTGGCGCCCAAGAACATCATCATGATCGGGCCCACGGGGGTGGGGAAGACGGAGATCGCGCGCCGGCTCGCCAAGCTCTCCCAGGCGCCCTTCATCAAGGTCGAGGCGTCCAAGTACACGGAAGTCGGCTATGTCGGCCGCGACGTCGAGTCCATGATCAGGGACCTGACCGAGCTCTCCGTGAACATGGTCAAGGCCGAGATGGCGGGGGCGGTGCGGGAGCGGGCCGAGGTCCTGGCCGAGGAGCGCGTGCTCGATCTCCTGCTCCCGCGCCGGCCCGGCGAGGCCTTCTCGAGCGGCACCCTGGAAGAGATCTCGCCCGATGCCTCCAGAGACGCCACCCGGGACAAGCTGCGCGCCCAGCTCAAGGCGGGCAAGCTCGACGAGCGCATGATCGAGCTCGACGTCCAGGTCCAGGCCGGGCCCATGTTCGAGATCTTCTCCGGGCAGGGCATGGAGGAGGTCGGCATGAACATCAAGGACATGCTGGCCAATCTCATGCCCGGCAAGACCCGCCGCCGGCGGGTCAAGGTCGGCGAGGCGCGGCGGCTCCTCGCCCAGGAGGAAGCCCAGAAGCTCGTGGACGTGGACGAGGCGGTGAGCCAGGCCATTCGCCGGGTGGAGGATTCCGGCATCGTCTTCCTCGACGAGCTCGACAAGATCGCGGGCCGGGAAGGGATGCACGGTCCGGACGTGTCCCGGGAAGGTGTCCAGCGGGACCTCCTGCCCATCGTCGAGGGCTCGACGGTGACGACCAAGTACGGGATGGTCCGGACCGACCATATCCTGTTCATCGCCGCCGGCGCCTTCCACGTCTCCAAGCCCTCGGATCTCATCCCGGAGCTGCAGGGCCGGTTCCCCATCCGCGTCGAGCTCGAGCCCTTGACGCGCGAGGATTTTGTCCGCATCCTTGGCGAGCCGCAGAATGCCCTCATCAAGCAGTACGTGGAGCTGCTGAAGACCGAGGGCGTGACCCTCACCTTCGGGCAGGACGCCGTCGAGGAGGTGGCGGAGATCGCCTCCATCGTCAACCAGCGCGCCGAGAATATCGGGGCGCGGAGGCTCTACACGGTGATGGAGAAGCTGCTCGAGGAGGTCTCGTTCGCCGCGCCGGACATGCGAGGCCAGGAGGTCACCATCGACGCGCACTACGTGCGCGCCCACCTGGCCCCCGTCCTCAAGGACGAGGACCTCTCGCGCTACATCCTTTAA
- the argB gene encoding acetylglutamate kinase: MIQRAEVLLEALPYIRAFQGKTLVIKYGGAAMDQADLKEQFARDVLLLKLVGMRPVIVHGGGPQIGALMKRLGKEPEFVGGMRVTDLETVEIVEMVLVGKINKEIVGLINLHGGRAVGLSGKDGSMIRARKRMHRQADGTLADIGLVGEVESVDPEPIRVLEAGGFIPVIAPVGVGSAGETYNINADLVAGDVAAALLAEKLIHLTDVQGITGDDGKHISTLVKREAERLIKSHVIEGGMLPKVESALRALAGGAQKAHIIDGRVPHAILLEVLTKEGIGTEIVL, encoded by the coding sequence ATGATCCAGCGGGCGGAGGTGCTGCTCGAGGCGCTGCCCTATATCCGCGCCTTCCAGGGCAAGACCCTCGTCATCAAGTATGGCGGGGCGGCCATGGACCAGGCCGACCTCAAGGAGCAGTTCGCCCGCGACGTGCTGCTCCTGAAGCTGGTCGGCATGCGACCGGTCATCGTCCACGGCGGCGGCCCGCAGATCGGGGCCCTCATGAAGCGCCTGGGCAAGGAGCCGGAGTTCGTGGGGGGCATGCGGGTCACCGACCTCGAGACGGTCGAGATCGTCGAGATGGTGCTGGTGGGCAAGATCAACAAGGAGATCGTCGGCCTCATCAACCTCCACGGGGGCCGCGCGGTGGGGCTCAGCGGCAAGGACGGCTCGATGATCCGCGCGCGCAAGCGCATGCACCGTCAGGCCGACGGTACCCTGGCGGACATCGGGCTGGTCGGCGAGGTCGAGAGCGTCGATCCGGAGCCCATCCGGGTGCTCGAGGCGGGCGGCTTCATTCCCGTGATCGCGCCCGTGGGAGTAGGCTCGGCGGGCGAGACGTACAATATCAACGCAGACCTCGTGGCGGGCGACGTGGCCGCCGCGCTCCTGGCGGAAAAGCTCATCCACCTGACCGACGTGCAGGGCATCACGGGCGATGACGGCAAGCACATCTCCACGCTGGTCAAGCGGGAAGCGGAGCGGCTCATCAAGAGCCACGTGATAGAGGGAGGCATGCTGCCCAAGGTCGAGTCCGCGCTCCGGGCGCTGGCGGGAGGGGCCCAGAAGGCGCACATCATCGATGGTCGCGTCCCCCACGCCATCTTGCTCGAAGTGCTGACCAAAGAGGGAATCGGGACGGAGATCGTCCTCTAA
- the hslV gene encoding ATP-dependent protease subunit HslV translates to MNDTFHATTVACVRHKGRVALAGDGQVSIGQTIVKAGARKVRKVYHGRVLAGFAGAAADAFTLFSKFEAKLEEHRGNLSRAAVELAKDWRMDRVLRRLEALIAVADAEVSFIVSGTGDVIEPDDGLIGIGSGGPYALAAARALCAHSDLAAEQIAEQALRIAAGICVYTNDHIVVETL, encoded by the coding sequence ATGAACGATACCTTTCACGCGACCACGGTGGCCTGCGTGCGCCACAAGGGCCGGGTCGCCCTGGCCGGCGACGGCCAGGTCTCGATAGGGCAGACGATCGTGAAGGCGGGCGCTCGCAAGGTGAGGAAGGTCTATCACGGGCGGGTGCTCGCGGGCTTCGCGGGCGCCGCCGCGGATGCCTTCACGCTCTTCTCGAAGTTCGAGGCCAAGCTCGAAGAGCATCGCGGCAATCTGTCGCGCGCCGCCGTCGAGCTCGCCAAGGACTGGCGGATGGACCGCGTCCTGCGCCGGCTCGAGGCCCTCATTGCCGTGGCGGATGCCGAGGTCTCCTTCATCGTCTCCGGCACCGGCGACGTGATCGAGCCCGACGACGGCCTCATCGGAATAGGGTCGGGCGGGCCCTATGCTTTGGCGGCGGCGCGCGCGCTCTGCGCCCACTCGGATCTGGCCGCGGAGCAGATCGCCGAGCAGGCGCTCCGCATCGCCGCCGGCATCTGCGTGTACACCAACGATCACATTGTCGTAGAGACGTTGTAG
- a CDS encoding aspartate aminotransferase family protein, translated as MDTKRMIELSDARLMTFTKRQPVALVRGEGVRVWDSDGKEYLDFTGGIAVTALGHCHPKVVGTLREQAATLVHVSNIFHIPQQAQLAALLCDHSFADRVFFSNSGAEANETAIKLARKWAKQHGSSDRGDIISMHGGFHGRTLATVTATAQEKYHHGFEPLPAGFKYVAYNDLKALERAIDSRTAAVLVEPIQGEGGVIVPDDGYLPGLRKLCDEAGILLILDEIQTGMGRTGKLWAYEHSGVAPDIMTLAKALANGVPIGATLATEAVASVFTPGSHGSTFGGNPLATAVGVTVFSTLVEDRLAERAAQMGKILLKGLEALRAKHPKAVKDLRGRGLLVGLDVVPPVGDVVAACRERGLLALTAGDNTLRLAPALIVSDKEIGQACDIIDTALKATAP; from the coding sequence GTGGACACGAAGCGGATGATCGAGCTGTCGGATGCGCGGCTCATGACCTTCACCAAGCGGCAGCCCGTCGCCCTGGTGCGAGGCGAGGGGGTGCGCGTCTGGGACTCCGACGGCAAGGAGTACCTCGACTTCACGGGCGGCATCGCCGTCACGGCGCTCGGCCATTGTCACCCGAAGGTCGTGGGGACGCTGCGGGAGCAGGCGGCCACCCTCGTGCACGTCTCGAACATCTTCCACATCCCCCAGCAGGCGCAGCTCGCGGCCCTTCTCTGCGACCATTCCTTCGCCGACCGGGTCTTCTTCTCGAACTCGGGCGCCGAGGCCAACGAGACGGCCATCAAGCTCGCCCGGAAATGGGCCAAGCAGCACGGGTCGAGCGACCGCGGCGACATCATCAGCATGCATGGCGGCTTCCACGGCCGGACCCTGGCCACGGTGACGGCCACGGCGCAGGAGAAGTATCACCACGGCTTCGAGCCGCTGCCCGCCGGCTTCAAGTACGTCGCCTACAATGACCTCAAGGCCCTCGAGCGCGCCATCGATAGCCGGACGGCCGCCGTGCTCGTCGAGCCCATCCAGGGCGAGGGCGGCGTCATCGTGCCCGACGACGGCTACCTGCCCGGGCTTCGCAAGCTCTGCGACGAGGCGGGTATCCTCCTCATCCTCGACGAGATCCAGACGGGCATGGGCCGCACGGGCAAGCTCTGGGCCTATGAGCACTCAGGGGTGGCGCCGGATATCATGACCCTGGCCAAGGCCCTCGCCAATGGCGTGCCCATCGGCGCGACCCTCGCCACCGAGGCCGTGGCCAGCGTCTTCACGCCGGGCAGCCATGGCTCGACCTTCGGCGGCAACCCGCTCGCCACCGCGGTCGGGGTGACGGTCTTCAGCACGCTCGTGGAGGACAGGCTGGCGGAGCGCGCCGCGCAGATGGGCAAGATCCTCCTCAAGGGACTCGAGGCCTTGCGGGCCAAGCACCCCAAGGCCGTGAAGGACCTCCGCGGGCGCGGCCTGCTCGTGGGCCTCGACGTGGTACCGCCGGTGGGCGACGTGGTGGCGGCCTGCCGCGAGCGCGGGTTGCTCGCCCTGACGGCGGGTGACAATACGCTCCGCCTGGCCCCCGCCCTCATCGTCAGCGACAAGGAGATCGGGCAGGCCTGCGACATCATCGACACCGCGCTCAAAGCGACGGCGCCGTGA
- a CDS encoding 2-phosphosulfolactate phosphatase, translated as MADRPPPFVMRVHVALTPAEFPRLALAGQTALVVDVLRATTTVVAACAAGCVGVIPVATPEEARAAATRRPEWLLAGERNGEAIEDFDLGNSPLECTPARVGGRTLVLTTTNGTAAMLKAREAAAVAVAALTNVSAAAAWAARRGQDVTVLCAGEKGGFSLEDAVCAGLLVERLCRAGQGTEPSGEARAAQALGHLYGTRLDRLRADSTWARTLAAQARAADLDACLVIDAANVVPILVGGMIAPDGATLTCAEAGVDTRTGRRLRPDATR; from the coding sequence GTGGCCGATAGGCCACCGCCTTTCGTGATGCGCGTGCACGTGGCCCTGACCCCCGCGGAGTTTCCACGCCTGGCTCTCGCCGGACAAACCGCCCTGGTCGTCGACGTGCTGAGGGCGACCACCACGGTGGTTGCGGCCTGCGCGGCCGGCTGCGTCGGAGTGATCCCGGTGGCCACCCCCGAAGAAGCACGCGCCGCCGCGACCCGGCGGCCCGAGTGGCTGCTCGCCGGCGAACGGAACGGCGAGGCCATCGAGGATTTCGATCTCGGAAACTCTCCGCTCGAGTGCACGCCCGCGCGCGTAGGCGGACGCACCCTCGTCCTCACCACCACGAATGGGACGGCGGCCATGCTCAAAGCGCGCGAGGCCGCCGCCGTGGCCGTGGCCGCCTTGACCAATGTCTCGGCCGCCGCGGCGTGGGCCGCGCGTCGCGGACAGGACGTCACCGTGCTCTGCGCGGGAGAGAAAGGCGGATTCTCTCTCGAGGACGCGGTGTGCGCGGGCCTGCTCGTGGAGCGCCTCTGCCGGGCGGGGCAGGGCACGGAGCCGAGCGGCGAGGCGCGGGCCGCCCAGGCCCTGGGACACCTCTACGGCACGCGCCTCGACCGGCTGCGCGCCGACTCGACCTGGGCGAGGACCCTGGCCGCGCAAGCCCGCGCGGCCGATCTGGATGCCTGCCTCGTGATCGACGCAGCGAACGTGGTGCCGATCCTGGTCGGCGGGATGATTGCGCCCGATGGGGCGACCTTGACTTGCGCGGAGGCGGGGGTCGATACTCGGACGGGCCGCCGGCTGCGCCCGGATGCCACCAGATGA
- the argF gene encoding ornithine carbamoyltransferase → MNHFLSVRDLDRKHVLDIFKLTAELKAKVKSGERVTPLAGRTLALIFEKPSLRTRVTFEVAMVQLGGAAVYLSAQEIGMGKRESVPDIARNLSRWVDGIAARVFAHQTLEELARCATVPVINALSDFEHPCQAMADLFTLWERGIELKGLELAWIGDGNNVLNSLLFLSALTGVRVRAACPPGYEPTPAVLEACRALGGEVRVTTDAREAAEGAHVLYTDVWISMGQEAEREKRLEAFQRYQVNDTLLGFASPQALVMHCLPAHRGEEVTDAVLDGPRSIVLDQAENRLHIQKGIVLHLSGPA, encoded by the coding sequence GTGAATCATTTTCTCTCCGTCCGCGACCTCGACCGGAAGCATGTCCTCGACATCTTCAAGCTGACGGCCGAGCTCAAGGCCAAGGTCAAGTCGGGGGAGCGCGTGACGCCGCTGGCCGGCCGCACGCTCGCCCTCATCTTCGAGAAGCCTTCCCTGCGCACGCGGGTCACCTTCGAGGTCGCCATGGTCCAGCTGGGCGGGGCCGCCGTCTATCTCTCCGCCCAGGAGATCGGCATGGGTAAGCGCGAGTCCGTGCCCGACATCGCTCGCAATCTCTCGCGCTGGGTCGACGGCATCGCGGCGCGGGTCTTCGCCCACCAGACGCTCGAGGAGCTGGCGCGCTGCGCGACGGTGCCCGTCATCAACGCCCTCTCCGACTTCGAGCATCCGTGCCAGGCCATGGCCGATCTCTTCACGCTCTGGGAGCGCGGGATCGAGCTCAAGGGGCTGGAGCTGGCCTGGATCGGTGACGGGAACAATGTCCTGAACTCACTGCTCTTCCTTTCGGCCCTGACCGGGGTCAGGGTGCGGGCGGCCTGTCCGCCGGGCTATGAGCCCACCCCCGCGGTGCTCGAGGCTTGCCGCGCTCTGGGGGGGGAGGTGCGCGTCACCACGGACGCGCGCGAAGCGGCCGAGGGCGCCCACGTGCTCTATACCGACGTCTGGATCAGCATGGGGCAGGAGGCCGAGCGCGAGAAGCGGCTCGAGGCATTCCAGCGCTACCAGGTCAATGACACGCTGCTTGGCTTCGCCTCTCCCCAGGCCCTCGTCATGCACTGCCTGCCCGCCCACCGGGGCGAGGAGGTCACGGACGCCGTCCTGGACGGACCGCGGAGCATCGTGCTCGACCAGGCCGAGAACCGGCTGCATATCCAGAAGGGCATCGTCTTGCACCTCTCGGGCCCGGCATGA
- a CDS encoding argininosuccinate synthase, whose translation MSKSVKKVVLAYSGGLDTSVILRWLIETYKCDVIAFCADLGQGEELIPVRDKALRTGASAVHIRDLREEFVRDFVFPMLRANAVYEGAYLLGTSIARPLIAKAQVEIAREEGADGVSHGATGKGNDQVRFELTYAALAPDLTVIAPWREWELDSRTSLMEFARKHDIPVPVTAERPYSTDRNLFHISFEGGILEDPWTEPPPKMFLLTNSPESAPDVPVYIEVDYEEGNPVAVDGRRLGPAALLEALNRTGGEHGIGRVDLVENRYVGMKSRGVYETPGGTILHAAHRALESLTLDREVLHLRDSLVPRYAETIYYGFWFAPERQALQTLMDGIQKDVTGTVRLKLYKGTVTVAGRRSPRSLYRTDFVTFEADRVYRQKDAEGFINLNALRLKIRALRDGGR comes from the coding sequence ATGAGCAAGTCCGTCAAGAAAGTCGTCCTCGCCTATTCCGGGGGGCTCGATACCTCCGTCATCCTCCGCTGGCTCATCGAGACCTACAAGTGCGACGTGATCGCCTTCTGCGCCGATCTGGGCCAGGGAGAAGAGCTGATTCCCGTCCGCGACAAGGCCCTCCGCACGGGGGCGTCTGCCGTGCACATCCGGGACCTCCGCGAGGAGTTCGTGAGGGATTTCGTCTTTCCCATGCTGCGCGCCAATGCCGTGTACGAGGGCGCCTACCTCCTCGGCACTTCCATCGCGCGGCCGCTCATCGCCAAGGCCCAGGTGGAGATCGCGCGCGAAGAAGGGGCCGACGGCGTGAGCCATGGCGCCACCGGGAAGGGCAATGATCAGGTGCGCTTCGAGCTGACGTACGCGGCCCTCGCCCCCGACCTGACCGTCATCGCGCCGTGGCGCGAATGGGAGCTCGACTCCCGCACCTCCCTCATGGAGTTCGCGAGAAAGCACGATATCCCGGTGCCCGTGACCGCGGAGCGGCCGTACTCGACCGACCGCAACCTCTTCCATATCTCCTTCGAGGGTGGAATTCTCGAGGATCCCTGGACGGAGCCGCCGCCCAAGATGTTCCTGCTCACGAACTCGCCGGAGTCCGCGCCCGACGTGCCCGTCTACATCGAGGTGGACTACGAGGAAGGCAATCCCGTCGCCGTGGACGGCCGGCGCCTGGGTCCCGCCGCGCTGCTGGAGGCGCTCAATCGAACGGGCGGCGAGCACGGGATAGGCCGGGTCGACCTGGTGGAGAACCGGTATGTCGGGATGAAGTCGCGCGGCGTCTACGAGACGCCGGGGGGAACCATCCTGCACGCGGCCCACCGGGCCCTCGAGTCCCTGACCCTCGACCGCGAGGTGCTGCACCTGCGCGATTCCCTCGTGCCGCGCTATGCCGAGACCATCTACTACGGTTTCTGGTTCGCCCCGGAGCGCCAGGCCCTCCAGACCCTCATGGACGGCATCCAGAAGGATGTGACGGGCACGGTCAGGCTCAAGCTTTACAAGGGCACGGTGACGGTGGCCGGGCGCCGCTCCCCCCGCTCGCTCTACCGGACGGACTTCGTGACCTTCGAGGCGGACCGCGTCTACCGGCAGAAGGACGCCGAGGGATTCATCAACCTCAATGCCCTTCGCCTCAAGATCCGCGCCCTCCGAGACGGTGGCCGATAG